Within Candidatus Poribacteria bacterium, the genomic segment TCCTCCCCTGGAACCGGATCATTCGCAAGGAAGTGCTTTCGTTCTCTATCGAGTTCTTCCCATATCTGTTTAATTTGATTGAAGGTGGAGACCATCCGCGCTTGCGAAGTTTGTGGAGGGGCAATCGCGGCAATCACCACATTCGGATATACCAACACCGAAAATCCCCAGACAAACATGGCAAGCATCAGCGCGGTACCGGTTCTGGTGGTTGCTGCTGAAATCAGCATGCCGATAAGGTAGAATACCGACAGATATGAAATTGAACTGAAAATAATCCCACCAATCCGGAGAAAATCACCAATGCTCAGGGAAATAGTGGTAGATGTCATCAGCAAAATCATTGCAAGGAGCAGACTCATTAGCAGCGGTACCAGTAGACATGTCATCGCACTGATGTATTTCGCAAGCAGGATTTGCCCACGACTGACCGAATGCGTTAGAACCAGACGCAGTGTCCCGCGCTCGCGTTCTCCTGCAAGGGCATCGTAAGCGAAAATCAGTGCTATTAGGCTCAGGACTATCTCAAAGATAAAGACAATATCGATCGAAGAGAAAAGGTTGAGAAGTGGATTCGTTGTCCCGAGCATATCAGCATCCCACAGCGTCGGTACATAACTATGAGATATCCAAGTTTCGCTCTCTAACTGTTTATCTAACCCTACATTGAAGATACTCAAAGGATTTGGAGGACGGGCAACGTCCAATTTTCCACCCGAATAGGTTTTTCTTTCCCGCAATTGCTGATGATGCGTTTTGAGAGCAGTATTGTAAGCTGCCAACCGCCGCTCATAATCTTTGATGAGTACAGCGGTATTTGCAACCACAAGCAAGAGCATAATCAAGACGGCTGCGGCGAAACGGAATGTCATTAGGTTGTCAAGGAGTTCTCGGCGAATAAGTGTGAGTAGCATCTATTATACCTCCACACGCACAAAGGCAAGATAGGCTCCCGACAGAAGCACCACAACAAATAGCGTCAGCAACAGCAAATCCATCGCTGCAGCGTTGAAATCTTTGCTCAGACTCAGTGTATCTTCAAATTTTGGTATTGCCTCTGGACTAACGGGTTTCTTAGACATGCCTTCCGGAACGCCGATCAGATGGAGGCTTTCAGGATCTCCCCTATCGGTGTCAACGATGAATACGTGATATTGGCGACCGTAGTGCTGGGCGTTTTCCAAGAATTGCAGATGCCGCTCAAAACCGGTGCCAGCAAAGGATTCGAGAAGCTGCTGGACAATCGCAGCCGGTGAGATACGGGTAACGGCGCGCGCCTGTTGAACTTGTTCGACCTGCTGCATTAAGCGTTCTTCAATCAGACGTTCTTGCGCTGCTTTGTCTTCGATAACAAACTGGCTTCCTACCTGCATATCCCGCAGCTTGGATACACCTGTTTTGTGAAAGTACGCCTCCCAAAGTTTATTATTGATTTGCTTTCGACGCACCTGAAGTTCATCAGAGGACATTGGAGAGGAAAAACCACTCGCGATCGAGGCAAGAATGTTGGGCATAAAAACGACAAAGGTGACCCACGCCAGCAAAAGTATCACGAGGCTCACTGCACTCTGCCGCGCACGCGCCGATACCAATAGACCTAATACCAGAAAAAGACTCGTATACAAGATCGCAATAAAGCAGATGATACCTAAACGTCCCCACGCCTCTGCACCAAGGTGGAGGGTTCTAGCTGTGGAAATCAGCAGTAGGTTCATCAATACCGCAATCCCAAACGGGATACTCACACTAATCAACGCGCCTAAGAACTTGCCCATAAGAACGGTATGCCGTGGAATTGAATTCGCCAACATCAAACGCAGCGTGCCTCGCTCACGTTCACCGGAAATAGAGTCGAAGGTGAACAAGAGCGCGACGAGACTCAAAGCATAGCCGATTATAAACCCCCAGTCCACTTTGGTGACATCTGGACGAATATTTGTCAAATTGTGGGGCACAGCAGGATACTGCATTCGCCAGAAACTACTTAGATTATTGCTGTCCCAGAAGTGATAGGGTGTCTCAACGGTTCCTGATAAAAAAGTATCGCGCCCTTCTGCGCAGAAATGAAGCGGAGATGGCTTTTTGTAAAGTTTTCCAGGTCCCTTTCGTGCGAGGTCATATAAACTGTCTGCACGTGCCTCTAAGATATTGCGCGCCTCTACAACAAAAGAGAGGTGCCTCTGTATTCTCGCGGGATGCTCACGGAGATGCACAACGGCGTTGGTCAGCATCAAGCCTAACAACAACACTGTTGTGAGGGCAAATCTGAGACTATTGAGATTATCATAGAGTTCGCGTTTTGCGATATACCACATCATTTTATACTTCGCTCTTGACGAAAATCAGAAATATTATTGTAAACAGAACTATGTTGATTGTTAGCAATAAGAATAAATCTGGTAACGCTCGTTTTGCATTTGTGCCTATCCTACTTCTTTGAAAAGAAAACTGGGGCAAAGTGTCCCAGGCCACGCCTGTTTTGTCTGGAGCAAACCACGAGCGAGACTTAAACACATCTCCATCGTGTAGATAGGCAATAACTGTTCGTTGGTACTGCCGAACTGCCTCAAAAAAATCTTGGAGACCTTTTAAATCCGTGCCTGCCCAGGCCTGTGTTGCAGCGTCGTACATTCCAACTGGCGAAAGTTTCAATAGCGTTCTATCAACGAATACCGGTTTCACAAAAATGTCATCGAGTGCTTGCTTTCGGATGAGCCACGTTTGGTCTGCTGTATCAATGATCTGAGGTCCGAGGAAACCATAGTAATTTTGCGCGTGTGGGACCCGCGGTAGCGATTCCGCATTGAGTTCGCCTTTATAGTAGAGCACTGTCCAATAGTAATAGGATAACGTCAATCGATTTTCGCTGAATCCATCTCCAGCACCCCATCCGTTAGAACTGTTTATGTCAAACATTGGGTCTTCTCCGGGGACAGGGTCGGTAGCAAGGAAGTGTTTGCGTTTTCTATCGAATTCCTCCCATATTTGCTTAATTTGACTGAGAGCGGATGCCCCACGTTCTGCTGAGGGGTCTTGTGGAGTTGTTGTGGTAAGAACCACGTTTGGATAGACAAGCACCAAAAATCCCCAAACAAAGATGGATAGCATAAGCGCAGTACTTGTCCTACCAGTCATCGCTGAAACCAGCAGCCCGATGAGGTAAAACACCGATAGATAAGTGACGGAGGCAAAAATAATCCCACCGATACAGAGGAAATCATCGGTTGTTAGGTAAATTGAAGCGGATGTCGTTAGCAAAAGCATCGCGAGCAGCAGACTCATCAGCAAAGGCATAAGTAGACACACCATCGCGCTGAGATATTTCGCAAGTAGAATATAACCGCGCTGGACAGGATTCGTTAAAATAAGACGTAATGTGCCCGCCTCATATTCCCCCGCAAGCGCATCATAGGCAAATATAAGTGCCAGTAAACTGAGGACAACCTCAAAAATAAAAACAATATCAATTGACGAGAAAATGTTAAGAAACGAATTGTCTGAGCTATTCATGCCGGCATCCCAAAGTGACGGAACAAGCCAGTAAGATACCCGAATTTCGTTCCCGAGTCGCTTATCTAATCCAACATTGAATATACTCAATGGATTGGGAGGTCTATCGATATCCAATCTGGATATCCCCGGCGAATAGGCGGGTCTTTTGTATAGTTCTTGCCGATGAGTCTCCACAGAGGTGTTATAGTCTGCCAAACGCCGCTCGTAATCTTGGATGAGTACAGCAGTAACAGCAACAACCAGCAATAGGGTGATAAAGACAGCCGCAGCAAAACGGAATGTCATTAGGTTATCGAGTATTTCTCTGCGGATAAGTGTTAGTAGCATCTGTTATACCTCAACGCGCACAAACGCAAGATACGCCCCGGATAAAAGCACAACGAAAAACAGTGCTAATAACAATAAATCCATCATCGCAGCGTTAAAATCGCGACTGAGGCTCAGTGTGTCTTTAAATTTGGGAATCGCCTCTGGCCTGACAGGTTTCTGTGACATACCTTCGCGAACACCGAAAACGTGGAGGCTCGTTGGGTCTGCCTTATCGGTTTCAGCAATGAATACTCGAAATTGCTGGGCGTGAGATTTAATGTTGTCTAAAAATTGCAAATGCCGTTCAAAACCGGTTCCAGCGAAGGACTCAAGAAGGTGTTGGAAAATGGCAACAGGTGAAATACGGGTGATGGCGCGTGCGCGATTCATTTGAGAAATCTGTTGATTTAATTGCTCCGCGTGTAACCGCTCCTGTTGCTCAGCATCTCTGGTGACAATCTCACCTCCCAATCGTATCTTCTCCCTCACATCCTCAGGTATGTCATCCGAATAAGAGTAGTATTTATCCCAAAGTTCATCCAGTTCATCTTCAAATTGCGAAGAGCGTTTCCGAAATTCATCATAGGACATAGGTGGCGATGAAAGACCATTGGCAATAGAAGCGAGTGTACTCGGCATGAAAACCACAAGAACTGTCCAAATCAATAGAAGCACGACAAGACTGACGGCACTTCGTTGTACACGCGTCGACACCAATAAACCTAACCCAAGAAACAGGCACGTGTATAGAAGTGCAATAAAATAGATAATACCTAAACGTCCCCACGCTTCCATATTGAGGTGAACGGCACTTGATGTGGAAATTATCAATAGGTTCATCAACACGGCAAGCGTAAACGGGATACTGATGCTTATCAACGCTCCTAAAAACTTGCCAATGAGTACAGTGTGCCGTGGAATTGAATTCGCCAACATCAATCGTAATGTCCCGCGTTCACGTTCAGTGGAGATTGCGTCAAACGTGAACAACAGTGCGATGAGGCTTAAGACGTAGCCGATGATAAAACCCCAATCCAATTCGGTGACATTTGGACGGATATTATACAGATTGGGATTGGACGATGGATATGCCAGTATCCAGAAACTCTCCAGCGTGCCAGCACCCCATCGATGGTAGCTGCCCTGTGCATACCTTGATAAAAACGGCTCGCCGCCGTCTGCACAAAAACGGAGTGGAGACGGTTTTTTGTAAAGATTTCCAGGACCTTGCTCGGCGAGTTTATACAGGCTGTCAGCGGCATAATTCGCTAAACGATTTTGATATCTGGTGACCCCGTCGC encodes:
- a CDS encoding ABC transporter permease subunit, which encodes MLLTLIRRELLDNLMTFRFAAAVLIMLLLVVANTAVLIKDYERRLAAYNTALKTHHQQLRERKTYSGGKLDVARPPNPLSIFNVGLDKQLESETWISHSYVPTLWDADMLGTTNPLLNLFSSIDIVFIFEIVLSLIALIFAYDALAGERERGTLRLVLTHSVSRGQILLAKYISAMTCLLVPLLMSLLLAMILLMTSTTISLSIGDFLRIGGIIFSSISYLSVFYLIGMLISAATTRTGTALMLAMFVWGFSVLVYPNVVIAAIAPPQTSQARMVSTFNQIKQIWEELDRERKHFLANDPVPGEDPSFGMVRSGFAYEYFYEDASVFYYHYGAGAHVLELNEESEPQVPHAQDYYRFLVPRSVDAAERTWLIRKTALDTVFVQPAIVDRILLRFSPVGMYDAATQAWAGTDLSGLRDFFEAARKYRRTVVDYYYDKNAFGSRQWFSADKEMVDWDNLPRFSFQRSDVRINVERALPDLLLLLIMNLLLFIVILLVFQRSEV
- a CDS encoding ABC transporter permease subunit is translated as MMWYIAKRELYDNLNSLRFALTTVLLLGLMLTNAVVHLREHPARIQRHLSFVVEARNILEARADSLYDLARKGPGKLYKKPSPLHFCAEGRDTFLSGTVETPYHFWDSNNLSSFWRMQYPAVPHNLTNIRPDVTKVDWGFIIGYALSLVALLFTFDSISGERERGTLRLMLANSIPRHTVLMGKFLGALISVSIPFGIAVLMNLLLISTARTLHLGAEAWGRLGIICFIAILYTSLFLVLGLLVSARARQSAVSLVILLLAWVTFVVFMPNILASIASGFSSPMSSDELQVRRKQINNKLWEAYFHKTGVSKLRDMQVGSQFVIEDKAAQERLIEERLMQQVEQVQQARAVTRISPAAIVQQLLESFAGTGFERHLQFLENAQHYGRQYHVFIVDTDRGDPESLHLIGVPEGMSKKPVSPEAIPKFEDTLSLSKDFNAAAMDLLLLTLFVVVLLSGAYLAFVRVEV
- a CDS encoding ABC transporter permease subunit; amino-acid sequence: MLLTLIRREILDNLMTFRFAAAVFITLLLVVAVTAVLIQDYERRLADYNTSVETHRQELYKRPAYSPGISRLDIDRPPNPLSIFNVGLDKRLGNEIRVSYWLVPSLWDAGMNSSDNSFLNIFSSIDIVFIFEVVLSLLALIFAYDALAGEYEAGTLRLILTNPVQRGYILLAKYLSAMVCLLMPLLMSLLLAMLLLTTSASIYLTTDDFLCIGGIIFASVTYLSVFYLIGLLVSAMTGRTSTALMLSIFVWGFLVLVYPNVVLTTTTPQDPSAERGASALSQIKQIWEEFDRKRKHFLATDPVPGEDPMFDINSSNGWGAGDGFSENRLTLSYYYWTVLYYKGELNAESLPRVPHAQNYYGFLGPQIIDTADQTWLIRKQALDDIFVKPVFVDRTLLKLSPVGMYDAATQAWAGTDLKGLQDFFEAVRQYQRTVIAYLHDGDVFKSRSWFAPDKTGVAWDTLPQFSFQRSRIGTNAKRALPDLFLLLTINIVLFTIIFLIFVKSEV
- a CDS encoding ABC transporter permease subunit, which gives rise to MWHITKRELYDNLNSLRFALTTVLLLGLMLTNAVVYLREHPKRIQEYRDGVTRYQNRLANYAADSLYKLAEQGPGNLYKKPSPLRFCADGGEPFLSRYAQGSYHRWGAGTLESFWILAYPSSNPNLYNIRPNVTELDWGFIIGYVLSLIALLFTFDAISTERERGTLRLMLANSIPRHTVLIGKFLGALISISIPFTLAVLMNLLIISTSSAVHLNMEAWGRLGIIYFIALLYTCLFLGLGLLVSTRVQRSAVSLVVLLLIWTVLVVFMPSTLASIANGLSSPPMSYDEFRKRSSQFEDELDELWDKYYSYSDDIPEDVREKIRLGGEIVTRDAEQQERLHAEQLNQQISQMNRARAITRISPVAIFQHLLESFAGTGFERHLQFLDNIKSHAQQFRVFIAETDKADPTSLHVFGVREGMSQKPVRPEAIPKFKDTLSLSRDFNAAMMDLLLLALFFVVLLSGAYLAFVRVEV